The Pempheris klunzingeri isolate RE-2024b chromosome 15, fPemKlu1.hap1, whole genome shotgun sequence genome contains the following window.
AATCTATTGTTGGTAATACACCAACTATTGATAAGTACCTCACAgaaccccacttcaaataatccgaACTATCCCTTAAAGTAAGATCAGGATGTTTTAGTGGTAGCAAGCCCAGATTGAATACCTGCAGTGACATTCACAGTCAGCTGAGCCCTCAGCAGCAGACTAGAGCACAGCCACAGTAAAGTAAAGGATGCAGCGATGAGAAGGAAGGCAGGgacagtaaaacacaaagaggCAGTTGGAACGGATGGAATTATTTAAAGGGGTTACTCAACTTAAAATTCTACTTTACTCTGCATGTTATTTAActagatgattttttttttcttttgttgcttgttttttttttttttttaaatagtctTTTGTTCTTCGGCTGTAGGCGGTCATATCAAACTGGTATTCACCACAAATCCACTTCCAGTCCAGAACTGGGGCAACTCCCTGCGCCACAGCGCTACAGTGAGGCTGGTGAGCAGAGTGCAAGGCACCAGGTAGAGCAAGGCCGGCTGACCCATCTGCATCACGGCGAGGGCCACGAAGGTGATCAGCAGACCGATGCCGtaagctgagagagagacagacagacagacagacagacagcacgcATAAGGTCAAGCCAACATGTCAGATAATGCAGATTTTCAGTCTAAAGCCCCTTTCAGGCTGCGCTCATTTCTCCAGGGGCAATGGGGGGATTTTAATATCACCTGATCAGTGGTTTTAATCCCATatgtgacccccccaccccagtaATAATTATAGCCTTATAAGAGCTGCTTTTCCTTctactttattctttttttgtcagcTTAAAGCCATCAGGAGAGCAAGACCCCGTAAAATCTCATTAAAGGGACGGTTGTGATGGCTACAGGTAGGTACTGGTATTGTGTGTTGGTCAGTCCTGCAGAAAGCCCACATCTATTCCAGACCACTTCCTGTAATTTCACAGTGATTAAATTTCCCAGGAGCACAGTGAATATTTGATTCCCCCCTGTAATGTAAAACCTGTCCGAATGGGGGTTATCAAAACACTGCAACATTTCACCAGCTACAGTCCTCACCGGCCCCCAGCCCATGTACGTACCAATTGTACAGGCCACAAAGTAGATCCTGGAGGATTGTGTCAAAATGTCGAATCTGTGACAGTATGCCACCAGCAGACCTGACGGAGAACACAACAAAGATCAGTCAAACAGAGGAGCTACTATTTGCTGCTATGAGCTGAGTAGTTCTGTGTTTGGTCACTATTGgtttaaataaagcaaaaaaaagctttaaaggGATCATTTGGATTATTAAGTGGGGGTTGTAAGGTACTTATCCAGCTGCCTCGaccagttagtttgtgttactgggTGACTTTGGGCATTTcaacacattagtttggatctgaacacCGAAGTTACAgcagaggtaaaattactgttttttgttaatggagtctggtggcttggaaAAGTGTGTTAGAACTGCTTCAGTTCCCAGTCGGAGAGGGCTGTCTGACGGCGATGGTGGAAATATTCTAAAATTAGCGTACACTtgaaatattgctttttttttttaaggtggctaaaatacattttaatacattGATTATCTTCTGTCCCTGTAATCCTGTCAGCCTCAAACTGGGAGCGTGTTGCCCACCATCTCCTGTAGGTAAAACACTGACTGTGGTTGAATACCTActacaaccccacttcaaaaaatctAAACTATCGCTTTAAGAAGTTTGAGTTCCTTGTGGTGTGATGACACCTTTAGTTACCTGGTACTAAGATATCGCCAAAGCCCAGGAGGGAGAAGGGCCGGTCACAGAGAGCCAGGGGAGAGGAGTTTAACCTTGGCACTTTGAGCACCATGGGAAGctggagaaaacacaaacatgagtgTCACCATCAGCTACTGTTCCTCTGAGCTTAGCAGGAGTTTCTGTAACTAAACCAAATCCCACCCAACCAAAGGGGAGGTGTAATATTTGAAAACAAGCTCACCTTTTCATGTGTGGAGGAGTCAGAGGGACCAGCCGCCACCTCCACCATTATACTTTCCCCACTCTGTGGAGGAAAGTCCAGAGGCAACGTAAGCATGACACATGGTAAGAGACACGGCAGACATTTGAGTAGCCTTGAGTGAAAACGCACCTTTGTGAAGAATGGAGTgataaatacaaagaaaacatcGTAGACAAAAAGCACCGACAGCAGTAAGGTGCaagcctgcagagacagaaaaatacatCAGGTCAGTTTAATTAGAAACACAGAGCATAAGCAACACATTTAATACtcagtaaaatgaaaagaaatcctTAAGACACTTTTCACATATTCATAGTTCATGAGACCTTAAATGTGGGGAGTCTGACTGTTTTGAGCATGTAGAGACAGAAGGCGATCCCCAGGGCGTCCTGTAACACCCACGCCCACCTGGAGGATACATGACAAGACTGTGAGTCAGCCTACACCGTCATCATCTAAcacatcatctcacacacacggGTGATCTTATGTTTAAACTGAAGACATTGAATCGACTGAAAATACCCTCATTTATGCTtatgatctttttttaaagcatgaCGTTATCTTCAGTGCCCAAATGTTATTGTCATTGTTACTGTTATTGTCATTTGTCTTTCAATATTTCTGCAAGGATGgagaatatttaaatgtaaataataaaggactaacacacactttaaagTTATTCTCCTGCTGTCAGCACATTATTGGTAAATGTTCAGCCAGGAAGGTGTTAAAATGAAGGAGGTTGAGAAAAGCAGTGTTTATCATAAAAAGCTCCTCTTGAATTAGCCTGGCAGTCTTTACAAGGATTAAACTGTTTCATAAAGCTGATGGCATCAGTCTGACTCAACAAGCGGCTGTGAAAGTCCTGTGTGAGAAATGTGACGCTTCCTAGTGTCATATGTGCTGAAAGTTAACATACAATGTGCACGATGCAACATTTAGATAGCTCTAAACTCTAAACGAGTCCGTAAGATGCCAGCCTAATCATTTTGTTTATAGCATCAGTTGGATTATGTTTCTTGTTTTGTAACAGCGTCCATATGGTTACAAAAACCCTGATTAAACACctacagtctgtgtctgtgcctcaTGTAGTTTAAACACCCTTTAAAACAGTTAAACTGTCTAGAAGTTCCTTACTGTAAAGCTGCAGCCATGGGTCGATTATTAGCTTTACTTTCACTGAAGTGCATTTTAAAACTCACATGTTGAGTGGAATAATGAGCAGATCCTTTAGACTGAAAAATATTTGAGCTCAGACTTTAAGTACACAATATGTGCACCCATGTATCAGATGTGATCAGTTTGACTTGTGCTATAAACAGACTCATGATCTCAGAGCAGCAGCGAACAGGAACCTCTGTCAGATTAACTGTGACAGTGGTTCAGCACCGGTTAATACTAGTTCTGGGTGGTCGAGTTTCCATGGTAACTTAGATCAGACTTATTTATGAAAAATTAATCAGAATTTCCTGAAAATAAACCTGGTTTAATTGATCATCTGTCTAATATGTAAACAAGAACatcccaaaaaaacaaaaaacaggatGCAGCAGCTGGCTGGTTTTCTTTACAaaatttgacacattttctatttgCACTTACTGGTCTTCATTGCGAAACACCATCCAGGTGATGCTAACACCAATGCAGAGggccgacagcagcagcatgcgGATCTGCGGCCGTTTGTGCAAGTATGGCAGGTTGTTCTCTGGGACCCTGTGGTGGTAACACGGTCAATGAAATACAACAATGATAAAGACACAAATCAACAGTGTGCAACGTTGTTTCAAACTAACCAAACACTTGCTAAACTAAAGCAAATACATGAAGATTCAGAAGAAGATGTAACGTGCTGATAGCAGCATTATGAAACCATAGAGACGTGTCTCACCTGCACTTGCAGAAAGGAAGTCTCCTGACAAAAGGCCACAGGCAGCTGTGGAGGCCGACTGAGGAGGCCACACAGAAGATGGCTATGACCCAAATGGCTAAAAAGTGAGGGGACAGGAGATTAGTGGAGATTATCACATGATTATCCTCTGATAATACATTGATGCTGCTCTTTGACAAAGTTAGACCTCAAATATCTGACACTGGTCATCAGTTCCACCACTGTGTCCAGTATTTAGTGTGCTGGGTGGCTGTTCACAGCTGATCAAAGACGCTAAAGCAGCTGCCATTATTTTCTCTCAACTGATTTATCTCTGAAATGTTATCTGAGCCATTAAGCTcttttaccacacacacacacagtctttacACTGTCAACTGCATCCGCAGCCTTATAATGCTGCACAGTGAGCAGCTCCGCTAGAGGAACTGAGGATAAAGTGTCTGCTTTGGCTTGAGTAGCCTGGAGGAATCTGGAGGAAGTTTACAGTGGAGCTTAATGGAGGAATTATTAGCTCACTTTGACTTCACCAAGACTTGCTCAGATGGTCTGGGCTTTTAACCAGCAGTCCTgtttcacagcagctgaaaCTCATAGTACACATACTGTGGGCAGTGATGGCATGAGACAGTGATTactttgaatatatatttaggATCGGGACAATGTTTCCAAAACAACAGCTATATTTATCCGGTttaaaaatgagaggaaaagacaagTGACAGCCGAGTGAGTGGTGCGTTGGAGGGGTTTGTACTGATGTCTCAGGCAAGATGAACAAGGAAGCCTGCGATGTGTAGCTGAAAGCTGAAATTAAACGCTGGAGGACTGTGAGCTGAGATTATTTGTCACACAAGGAAAACATTGTCAGTCATCTCCTTCACATCCTGTATCCCAAGCAAATGCTCTCTGTGCCATGACAGACCACAAGTGAGGGAGGGAAAAATTACAGACTGCCTCTGAGAGGCAAACCATCCCCCAACACAGAAATACATACTGGGCAGACAGGACTGAAACTATATTAATCTACTGGTCACATGAAAGTGGGTCTGACTAAAGagcttttttaataaaatatgaacGAGTGTCTTTGACAAGCTTATTGAGATTTATATTATGTGTGTTCAGaccagtggtgtgtgtgtgtgtgtgtgtgtgtgtgtgtgtgtgtgtgtgtgtcgtaccCAGACGGTCATAGAAAAAGTAGAGTAGCACCAGCATGCTGCAGCAcatgaccacaaacacacagatcatGATGGGGGTGACGTCCACTGTCTCCTCGTCCTGCTTCTCCGCACCGTCGTCCCGCTTGTGCTTCATGTAGcgtctgcaggaggagaaacCACATTCGGGGGACTAATGATCTTTATGCACATCTTTATGCCAACTTATCGTCAAAATAGCGTTCAGCAGTGCAGTTAGCCAATCTCTTGGTTTGTCTGTCGCTGCGTGTCACTCACTGATGGCTCGTGACTTCCCAAAGCTGCCAGAATGACCGTCCTACATCCACTGTCAATATTTACCATCACTTGGCTGGCGGACACTCACTTCCTTCCCAAGTTCAAAACGCATACACTCATATTCCAAAATGCCTTTTGCCTGCGGTCCCGTGCATCAGAGACCCCGTCTGACTGCACCCTCAGTCACCTTGGCAACTCCATGAGGAAGGATGGACCGGCTTAAGCTGGTGAGTCACTCATGCGGCCTCAAATAAACAACAGTGGCCTTTGGTGGTGTTGCAGTGGCACAATGTGGACCGCTTGGTTTGAGGGAAGGAGACGAGTCCGCTCTCCTCCAAGAGAAAAGCCTAACCAATCACACACTTGCACTTTACGGAGAAAACGGTGACTAATTTTCCCCAGGGATGACTCCCTCTGATAAATTCACTTTGATTTAAATTTAGCAGTGGAGACAGAGCGCATGGTGTGCACAGGCAGAAGGAAACTTTGTGTCCTGCAATAATGTGGTGGAGTTGAAACTATTAAGTTGATATAAAGCTGCACCATTGTTGACAATTAAATACCATTTGGTCCTTTAAAATGAACGTGAACTACTATTGTACTACATTTCACACATTAAATGTCAGTTTCAAAAGCCACCACTCCACCGTGTCCACTTACTTCTTGCTGTCTCTGCTGCCAGCCCAGTAACCTCCGATGGCGACTGTTCCTACTGCCATCAAGAAGATGATCACCATGTTGTAGTCCAGCACCGGCTCGTTGGGCGCGTACATGGCAACCAGTCTTCCTTTACCAAAGGTCTGCAGGAGGTACAAGCCGCATTAGGTCAGGCAAGGGCTGAAgatttttgttaaatttgtATATATGTGATCAAACCGTAAAATGTTTGGCGTTAATTAACTTTGCTAAGCAGAAGAGAAAAACTGATAGAGTTGGACCCTGCAGGTAGCTGGAAGTTTGTGTTTGGTGACGCAGGCTTCTACgaaaacactgcagaagttAGACATATGACATATGACATATGCATGCCAAGCCATGATGAGTGATCTATTAAAAAATATAGTTCAAACGATGGATTAAGTGCCAGTAGGGACTTCCTATaagaggaaagaaggaggagagaagatcgattgagttttttctttaaagaacagttagaaaaaaatgaaatgtgtgtgcatgctgtagATTATAGttctttaaaggaataaaaatcCGGCAGGTCAGGATTTAGAAGATCAGAATAGGCTGAGAAAACTCGGTGCAGCTCTGTTTGTTCGTcagctgtttcagtttcagtttagtGGCCGGCCTCTCACCTTGCTGATGTCCAGCATGTCAGAGTAGCTGAGCAGAGCAACAGGAATGTCAATCTCCTCATACTGAGTCTTGTTTCCCGCCGGTGGTGTctgtaattaaaacaaacaaacaataaaaacactcctCTCTGTATTCTGAAGTGCCAAAATCCATTTAATGACTACAAGCAACAGCCTTGAGATGTTTGTGATTATAAGCAGGGTTACCAGTCTGTCCTTGCTGACAATGAGCAGGCCCTTGGCGCCGTTTATCTGGGCCAGTCGGACTTTCTCATAGAAGGTGCAGTTGCCTCTCATCACCATGGGGATGCGATTTGGGAAACCTCCCTCGGGGACCTCAGAGGCCGAGCACAGGACCGACGTCGTCAGGTCGTAGATCTGAAGACGAGActtcaagaaaacaaaacagtttgcAATGTTAACCAGAGCCGGAGGAAACTCTGTCACCATTCAACGCTTCATACACACTTTTTCCTGCTAATGACAcagaatttattttcatattaatttcTCAACAGGCTGGATGTAATTAATTGTGACTTACTGCCTTGTTGAGGTCCTGAGGTAGACGTGCCCACTGTGAGTTGAAGAATATGCAGTAATCCTTTCCTTTGCTCTTGCCCTTGTCACTGAAATGGGCCATGCCGTACTCTCCCACCACCTGTCGACATGATAGCAGTGTGTGCGTCACTCCACATGTCCATGAAATGTTTGGAACTTTGATATTGGGACCACAGACTTTAACAATATGTCCAGCTACACATTAGAGGTAAAAGCCAAAGCACTGCTGGAAAATATAGAATGTGCGTTTTGGTACCGTACTGATATTTGGGATTAAATAAAGCCTGATTCCTCTGAAGTTTTAAAAACTGTATATTTGACTTGGATCTACACACCAATGTAAAGGATAACAACTAATTTCCACGTTGATcccaacacaacaaacaaaataaattaaacacttaaaaataTAACGTCAAATCTGACAGAATAttaaatatacacataaatataaCAGATTGAAGGCTCAAGTCAGGTTTCACTGATATCCTGTCACTTTTCTCCATAAATGATCCATGACTTAACATCGGCGGGTTCCTCTTGTTTTCGTCAACCTGATATTTTTAATGGACTTCATTTTTTACTCAAAGCACCTTACAGCAATGTTGACAACAGACCACAAATATCGACGAGTGTGTccagtgatgatgatgtatATGATGCATCTCCTGTTGTTTATCCTAAGCAGCACAGTCAGCAGCACTCCTGAACTCATCACTGCTAACACCAGTGTGAGGATCATCGTCATTGTTAGTGTGCAGACCTTATATTGAATACACAGCACAGGCCTGAACAGTTcatcaaaatattattaaaatccCAGTATGGCCACCTGCCTATAcaagccacttttttttttgacaaaggTAAAATATGCTCAATGATGTAAGCGGTTTGCTGGAAATTAGACCAGAGGACGAGGTCTGGTCGCAGGGTGGTTGTTCAGATCTCTGGGGGGAAAATGAGCCTGCGGTCCAAGTCAACTTTCATCTGCCGGTCCCTGGCTGCATTCAATGGGCCCAGATCAGATCGTGGACGGCTAGACCTGGAGGGTTCCGGCTCCCCTTCTGGTTGGTGGCAGGTTGGGCGTTGATAGCAACCCTCCTGCGCTCGAGTTTCTCAGCTAGGCACCTGAGGACCTTTGTGCCTCCAAGTGTGTCTGCCTTGGGCGAGGCTAGTCCCACAGCCCACTAGGATGTGCTTCAGTGTTGCTGGGACTCTACACAGGGGGCAAGATGGATCCCTTCCAAGCCACAGCTGCAGACTGGCGGGAGAGGGCAGCACATCATAGGTGGCTCGGACTATGAAGCTTATTCTATTTGATTCCATGCTCCAAAGATCTTTCCATGTGAGCTTCCTTCCGTCCAGCGGCCCTGTTTGGCCTGGGCTACAGCTCTGGCACGTCTACCTGCTTCCTCTTGTCAAcgcacctcctccaccaccgtGGCTCGCCGTACGGTTGTGGATGCCTTTTGCCATAGGAGTGTTGGACATGGCCCATTATGTCAGGATGGCGAAGAGCTGATTAGGCGTCTAGCACAGCTGCTGTTGGAGTCCACTTCTTCCCTGTTGCCAGAGTAAGAGCAACACCTCTCACTACAGGGTcccaggtgtgagtgtgtgagtgacctGTCCAGCCTCAACCTTAGCACACTTGAACTCTTCTACCAGGCTGGAAATCGGCAGTGGCAGTGCTCCATCGCTGTAGAGTCCGGCACTGCTAAGGCATTTTGGCAGTCCGAGCCACTTCCTCACATGAGAATTCACCAGCCTCTCTCTAACCTCTGGGTTAGTGTATATAGTTTAATGCAAATCAGTTCAGCAACATCACAAACTCAAAGTTACCATGACGTTGAATCAAGAGAAGCTGAACATTTTAATGAGGGTTGATGAACTGAACTGCATTACTTTTAACCATGtgtgcctaataaactggcatcATAATGGCTGATGGTCTGCTGCTACTGAAGCATTGACTCCAGTCACTGGGATCCTAAAGATTACAGTGGAAACATTTTGTCCACTTGCCCTCACAGTATTTCTACAGTGATACAGaccgaagaagaagaagaactagAATCAGTTATACTTTTACTCGGCGGGTCAAAGAACAGTTGGTTTCAATATTTTAGTCAGTAGCATTATAATGAGCCGACAAACGTTTAATCCTCTCTTAAGTCCCACATTTTAGACCACAGATTCGTAacagtgcagagctgctgttaGCTAGCATGTCCCGCTCCACTACCTAAAACGAACTGTTATGAACCCCGTGATGGTTTCAGGGATGCGGTCGGTCAGCTGTGATCCTGCCCCGTTAATGTTTCATGAGAAAGGGTGAGGGATGTGCTGGTCTCCGGGGCCCGCGGTGATCTCCGCAAGCTAGCAGTCATAGCATCCGAGCTAATCATCCCCGAGCACCGTTAGGAATAAAAGAAACAGCGCgttgctgtcagtcacacaccGCTCTGAGAAGTAAACGCGTAGATAAACAGTTTTCGGAGAAACACACTCGGTCTCTCTCACCTTTTGGATGAGAAAAGCGGCCCAAACCAGTGTTTCGGGGACCCTCATGGTGCCtagcttgttgttgtttcccCCATCGACCAGCCAACCGCTCGGCTCGGGGACCCTCACAGGAGCCCCCACCAGCTGTTCCCATAAGTCACGCCCACTCCCGCTAAGCGGCAATTTCGATTGGCTGTCTTTGTCATGAGGGACAGAAACtcgtctctgattggttgaagaCAAAGTCAGTCAAACCGAGAAAATAAAAGTCCTCAAATTAAGGGTgaaaatgtgacactgaaaGTAAAATGAAGGATATAAATCTGCGTTAAGTAAACAtcttttagtttaatttaagtGACAGTTTATTAAATGATAGAGGCGTGGTTGAGCTGTCAAAGATGGAGAACCATTCATGGTAGATCACACTGATTGATTTCATTctgcacacattcatatattcatttatcTATTATACTTGTTCTTCTCTTGTTCTTTAATTCAGTTTTGTACATGGTCCATGCATAAACATCTGTCTAAGCTGTGTACTCATTAAAGTcctcattaaattaaaaaccttCACTCAACACATTTGTGGACCCAAATTGCATGACTTGGACTCTTGAAGTCAGACTTGAGCCAACAAGGAGCTGCAGTTCCTAAGCCTGTATTTTCACTGTAATTATAGTTTACTGGACAGCCTCCAGTGTGACTGCTTATCTGCAGCTCTTTCACATGCCAACTGTACGCAGTGTATGAACtgttctctatctatctatctatctatctattttgTTGAAAGAAAGTATGTTATTTGCATAATCAATTCATAACCTGTGTATTCGTGCTAATCAAAGAAACTTTACCTAATGACTcattattaaaatgtgaatatattaaAGAGGTTAGGTTGTTAttgggagaaagagagcagagagtttGTATTGCCTTTACTGGACATCTTTGGTATTTGGCATAAATGTATATggcaaaaatgtaatgtaaaatatccTTAACAACATGGTCAGAAGGTAATTCAAGTATCACCGTCAGTTGTTTTACAGTTTCACTTGTCTGAGAGATGAGCTTTTCTTTAAATAACATTAAGACATTCATTAAGACTCACTTACAAGTCCAAACAGGAAGAAACTATTGATTATCTCCTCCCTAATTTGCATTATTATGTATCAGTATTTAGATATTGTGAGCATTTCTTGTGCTCCTGTGACTCATTTGAGTGACTTCAGTCCCTCTTTAGTCTTTGCACGTCTGATCTTTTCGCCCACTGACGTCCTGCTGCGGACTGATTCACTCAGCATGACGTCATTCCATATGTCCTCCCGTCTGCTCACCTGCACCAAGGCCGCACCTGCACCACCGGAACTCCGGCCAGCCCCGCCTTCAGAATAAAGGCATGCATTTTCTGTACTTGAGTTTATACTCTTTATACTctgttctgctctttttctctctttctcttttttctatataaatatatagatttatataaatgtattttctcttaACTTCATCGTAACACATGAAGGTCTAAATGCAAAAGAAGACTGCATTTCATCAAAACATTTAAGTAAGCTTTAGAAAACTagttataaaatataaagtgtAAACATCAAAAGTTGTAAACAACAGTGTGTAACTGAAAGTGAAGCCTCAGGGCATTAAAAAATCCCTTGAAACACTCACAAAACTCTTGGTGGCTGTCTCACTATTCGTCCACATATCTATCTGTCTatagaaaacaagaaaagacaaaagtgtcATTTACATCAGTTGGAAGTAGGGAAAGAGCATTTTTGGTGACCTctttgtgacatcacacatgCTTATAGTATGCAGTTTACTGAAGGTGAGTTTGA
Protein-coding sequences here:
- the sppl2 gene encoding signal peptide peptidase-like 2 isoform X2, which produces MRVPETLVWAAFLIQKVVGEYGMAHFSDKGKSKGKDYCIFFNSQWARLPQDLNKASRLQIYDLTTSVLCSASEVPEGGFPNRIPMVMRGNCTFYEKVRLAQINGAKGLLIVSKDRLTPPAGNKTQYEEIDIPVALLSYSDMLDISKTFGKGRLVAMYAPNEPVLDYNMVIIFLMAVGTVAIGGYWAGSRDSKKRYMKHKRDDGAEKQDEETVDVTPIMICVFVVMCCSMLVLLYFFYDRLAIWVIAIFCVASSVGLHSCLWPFVRRLPFCKCRVPENNLPYLHKRPQIRMLLLSALCIGVSITWMVFRNEDQWAWVLQDALGIAFCLYMLKTVRLPTFKACTLLLSVLFVYDVFFVFITPFFTKSGESIMVEVAAGPSDSSTHEKLPMVLKVPRLNSSPLALCDRPFSLLGFGDILVPGLLVAYCHRFDILTQSSRIYFVACTIAYGIGLLITFVALAVMQMGQPALLYLVPCTLLTSLTVALWRRELPQFWTGSGFVSAAEGSADCECHCRYSIWACYH
- the sppl2 gene encoding signal peptide peptidase-like 2 isoform X1 — encoded protein: MRVPETLVWAAFLIQKVVGEYGMAHFSDKGKSKGKDYCIFFNSQWARLPQDLNKASRLQIYDLTTSVLCSASEVPEGGFPNRIPMVMRGNCTFYEKVRLAQINGAKGLLIVSKDRLTPPAGNKTQYEEIDIPVALLSYSDMLDISKTFGKGRLVAMYAPNEPVLDYNMVIIFLMAVGTVAIGGYWAGSRDSKKRYMKHKRDDGAEKQDEETVDVTPIMICVFVVMCCSMLVLLYFFYDRLAIWVIAIFCVASSVGLHSCLWPFVRRLPFCKCRVPENNLPYLHKRPQIRMLLLSALCIGVSITWMVFRNEDQWAWVLQDALGIAFCLYMLKTVRLPTFKACTLLLSVLFVYDVFFVFITPFFTKSGESIMVEVAAGPSDSSTHEKLPMVLKVPRLNSSPLALCDRPFSLLGFGDILVPGLLVAYCHRFDILTQSSRIYFVACTIAYGIGLLITFVALAVMQMGQPALLYLVPCTLLTSLTVALWRRELPQFWTGSGFVPAIVLAPINCTQTAAPQTEGPSAKPEPQTTEATNQNEDSPRHPPQETPLATRDEGENKSD